From a region of the Malania oleifera isolate guangnan ecotype guangnan chromosome 12, ASM2987363v1, whole genome shotgun sequence genome:
- the LOC131145191 gene encoding uncharacterized protein LOC131145191 isoform X2, with protein MADPELEAIRQRRMQELMTQHGMGNQQNSDQKAQEEAKRREADEQRQMMLSQILSSEARERLARIALVKPEKARGVEDVLLRAAQVGQIVEKVSEERLISLLEQINTQTTKQTKVTIQRRRSVLEDDD; from the exons GCTGATCCTGAGTTGGAAGCTATCAGACAAAGAAGAATGCAGGAGCTAATGACCCAACATGGAATG GGAAATCAACAGAACTCTGATCAGAAAGCCCAGGAAGAAGCTAAAAGGAG GGAGGCAGACGAACAAAGGCAAATGATGCTAAGTCAGATTCTGTCATCTGAAGCACGAGAGAGAC TTGCTCGAATTGCTCTAGTGAAGCCTGAGAAGGCAAGAGGAGTTGAAGATGTTCTGTTGAGAGCTGCTCAAGTGGGTCAGATAGTTGAGAAG GTTTCTGAAGAGAGGCTCATATCCTTGCTTGAACAAATTAACACTCAGACGACAAAACAAACTAAAGTCACG ATTCAGAGGCGACGGAGCGTTCTTGAAGATGATGACTAA
- the LOC131145191 gene encoding uncharacterized protein LOC131145191 isoform X1, whose amino-acid sequence MFYLLVQADPELEAIRQRRMQELMTQHGMGNQQNSDQKAQEEAKRREADEQRQMMLSQILSSEARERLARIALVKPEKARGVEDVLLRAAQVGQIVEKVSEERLISLLEQINTQTTKQTKVTIQRRRSVLEDDD is encoded by the exons ATGTTTTATCTTCTTGTACAGGCTGATCCTGAGTTGGAAGCTATCAGACAAAGAAGAATGCAGGAGCTAATGACCCAACATGGAATG GGAAATCAACAGAACTCTGATCAGAAAGCCCAGGAAGAAGCTAAAAGGAG GGAGGCAGACGAACAAAGGCAAATGATGCTAAGTCAGATTCTGTCATCTGAAGCACGAGAGAGAC TTGCTCGAATTGCTCTAGTGAAGCCTGAGAAGGCAAGAGGAGTTGAAGATGTTCTGTTGAGAGCTGCTCAAGTGGGTCAGATAGTTGAGAAG GTTTCTGAAGAGAGGCTCATATCCTTGCTTGAACAAATTAACACTCAGACGACAAAACAAACTAAAGTCACG ATTCAGAGGCGACGGAGCGTTCTTGAAGATGATGACTAA